The genomic DNA ACAACCCACAATGATGCACTACTTATGAAGTTTCTCCACAATGATGCAGATATTCCCTGAGTTCACCTTATCTGGAATAATTATTATTCCAATAGACAATTACCTGGACAGAAAAAAAGAACATCCTTCTGGTGGAGGGATATAGTAAAGTTGATCGACAATTACAAAGGAATGGCTACAGTCTCATTAGGAAATGGATCAACTGTTCTATTCTGGCATGATCTATGATACGGTCAAGTCCCCTCACAGCAATATCCTGAACTCTTCTCTTTTGCCAAAAACCCCCTGGTGACCTTCAGAGATGCAATGGCAGAGAATGAGTTTCTCATAGAATTTCCACCTACCACTATCCATCCAAGCCTTTCAACAGTTTTCCGACGTTCAAGCTTTGATTGAAAACGGACAATATCATGGTGATGTTGATGTTTGGTCTTATATGTGGGGCAGTCCAAACTTCTCAGCAGCTAAAGCCTACAAGTCCTCAATTGGTACCAGGAATGTCCATCCCATCTTCCAGTGGCTGTGAAAATCCAAGTGTCAAATGAAGCACAAAGTTTTCTTCTGGCTAGTTTTCAAGGATCGGGTAAATAGAAGGGATCTCTTACGTCGGAAAGGCATGACCCTGGAATTCTACACTTGTGACTTATGTATTCTTCGAAGGATAGAAACGGTTGCTCACCTCTTCCTACGGTGCAATTTCGCAAGGACTTGTTGGGCATCTATTGGGATCACGGTGATAACTACAAGGCCAATCTTATTAAACGGCAACTGAGTGTACCTTTTGCCATGGAAATAATTATCCTAATAACTTGGTGCATCTAGATAACAAGGAATGACTAGATCTTTAATGATCGATCTATGATAGAGGATTGCAGAAACAAGTTCAGAACTGAATTCGCTCTTCTACTTCACAGAGCAAAGCATAGTCTTTTGCCCCAAATGGAGAGCTGGCTTGAAGCCCTGTAATTTTCCCTTTTCGGTTCCTCTCTTAGttgttttctcttttgtttgcctgtttatttatttgttttctcttttgtttGCCTGTTTATTTATTTGTAACGCACTTTTATTCCCTATTTTATCTATATAATCACTACACTAGGGGCTTGCCCCTCCtgttttcttcaaaaaaagGTAGCAAGCAGCTCACGAATGGACTAGATCAAGGGGTCAGCACACAAACAAACTGCAAAACCTCTGTTCTCTTCCTACCACAAATTAAATACACCTGGGTGCGCATACTTAAGCAACATGAACGATCAAGTCTAGCAAGTGCCGTTTCGCGGAGTAGATCGCTTGCACGCAGAGGGCTTGGGATGAAAATTGGTTGGAAGGCATCAAGGCAGCAGAGGCAGGTGCAGGCTCAACAGGAAACTCGGATAAAGAAAGATATTTTGCGCGATCTTTCAGCTTCAGCGCCCCCACAGACAAGTTGGTGGAGGAGGCATCAACCACGACAAGATAGCATGTCGATCGTTCTCGCTATTCCTTGAGCAATCATACGGCACGCATGGTCGTGTCCCTGCGATTCTGCCCCCTGTCGAGGTGGCCTTTCTCGGCCCGAGGAGCCGCCGCTCTCTCACTTTTCGTTGCCCTTTCCGGAGATCTTTGGTTCATTCTGATTCAAATATGATCCGTTGAGTGTGTGTATGTACGATGGTCCAAATGCACCGAGTTGAAGAAGCGTGAGAGTGCTGCCGGGGTGAGGCTGGATCCTGCATTGCTCGTTCCACTACGCTGCACACGAGTCTGTACGATATGTTCAGcgttagaaaaaaaatgacggATTTGATTGTAGCGTGCAAGTATTTTACGACGACTCTGGAGTCGTGCACAAGATATGAAATATAATTTATAAACAGGCGAATCGTACTTTTATCTTTGGATACAAGCAAAAAACAAATTGTTCTGCGTACTAGCATATACGTAGGGGTCACTGGTCAGTTGTCAAGTGAAGAGCGCGGCGAAGAATAATAACGAGAGGCAGAACGAACCCTGACTTTTCTTTGTTGCCGGCAGTACGGCGAATGACGATGATTCCTAAAATTAAAGGTTGAATCCTGACAGCATAAAGCATTCATGCGGGCCTCCAGGCTCTAATGTCCAAACAGGCGGTCCAATCCCAGCTAGGCCCGCCCAACTTCGTCCTGGACCAGGCCTGACTGGCCTGAACCTTTGGGTAGGCTCCGCAGGGTGATTGTGGGCAAAGGCTACAGACTGGGAGGCGCTTTCCAGAGGTGGAAGATTTACGTTCTTCCTATTTGACTCGAAACCGATCGATCTGGTCATGAGCCTTTGATTTTGTTTAAGGGCTACTTGCCTTGCTAAAGTACTAAAGGCTTTCACAGCTGACTCCCGCTCTCGGGAAAAGGGAAGCTAactaaaacaaaaggaaagaaagtaATTGAGACTTGCGCGTGTACGGAAACACAACGGCTTTCCCGCTCATCCCTTGCTTCAAAACTAAAGATTCTTTTTTCCGATCATTCGGAAAGGTAATTGAGCTTCGCCCGCAGGCTGCACCAACAGCCCAGGCCCGGACCCACGGACCCATTTCGTGCCGGACCGGGCCGGTTGGCACGGACAGCCCGGCGAGACCAGTGCTAGCCCAGGCACGGTGGAGCAGTCATCGGCTCGCTGCCGCCGGGATCTGTGGAGCCGCCGGCATCTGCTGGAGGTTGGAGCCGGGAGAGGGAAGGGCCGACGGAGGGTGCTCTTTCTcttcctgcgcgccgccgcctccagctcgACAAGCCGCCGGCCACTGCCCCTGTGCGACCCTCGGATTCATCTGCATGCTCGCCATCGCACTGGGGAggtggcgccggccgccggagggAGAGGGACGGAGGGAGGTGGAGCTTGGAGAGGAGGACGGTGGGAAGCAGGCGAGCGGCTGGAGCAGGGGGTGGATGGGAGGAGAGGCGAAGCTCGGAGAGGGGCACGGTGGAGCAGtcaccgccgccgtggaggagagtagtggagccggcggcggtggatccTGGAGAGGAGGGGCTCCGAGCCTCCGGGCGtagcgagagggagagagaatcGTGGAGAAGGAGACTGGCGATGGGGAGGCGGGCAGGTCTTCATACCGTGCTGGGCTCGTGCCGCCCGGCGTGCTGCGATGGCGGCCCATGCCCAACACGAGCTAGCGGGCCGGGCCAGCACGGGCACGGAAGCCACCGTGCTTAGCCGTGCTCTTGCGGGCCAAAAAAAACGTGCTTCGTGTCGGGCTGTCGGGCCACAGGTCATCTGGATATCTATAGCTCTAGTGCTAAAGAGAGGGAGGCTGCATTGTCGTGCTGTTTGTTATTCGTGGTGCCGTCGCCTTCGGTTCTTCAGCCACAGCCCACAGATCAtgatcagatattcagatcCCAGCGCTATCAATGTTGGCTCGAGAGGGCGGTAACGTACTACTCGTAGCAAGCAATGGCCGTAGAGTGTTGCGGTCCCCCACCGTCCGAAGGCCGAAGAGTTACCACCACCGAGTCTGCCCTGCCTACGACGAATCGATGATGTTTCGTTCCGCGATGATCTGGAAGAAGAACCTTCCAGGCCTACTCATCGCACCCTTCTTTGTTGATGAATAATGAGTGATCGGCACGTACTTATTACCCAACCGTGGACATGGACACCAAATTATCGGATGGGCCAAGTGGGGCCCGCTGTGCCAATTTGTCTGGTTCGCATCGAACGAATCAAGGCGCCCGGCCGACTAGGAAATAGGAAATCCATCCAGCTGGCCGTTCAAAAAGAAAATCCTGAGTCCGGGCCTCCAAAGGACACCAAATTACCGTATGGGCCCAGAAGGGCCCGCTGGGCCAATCTGTCTGGCCTTAAAGACAGGGCGTGCCTGCGCCATGCCAACCCACGAATAGGTTTGGATcggaatcttttttttaaaaaatggcaaacctttttttttaaaaaaaaaactaagaatCCATCCAGCTGGTCGTTCAAAAAGAAAATTGCGAGTCGGCCTAAAGAAAGGATAAGATCCCCCGGCTGCCATCGTCATTCAACGAAGATCTATCGTACAGTTGGTTGGTGACGACTAAAGATCTCTCAACGCCCGCGAAAATACACTTAATTAATCGAGCGGGTACGGCATTCGTGCTGTCTCATAGTAGTAGTACTAGCATATACTATATACATGTAAACCTGCTAGAAGCTCGATGCCGATTAAAATGGCGTTTGTATTTGCAAATCGTGATGTTTTCTTCACAACACAGAGCATCTCCCACTGCCTACAATGGAGTAAGCAGTGAAGCACCCAAAGCACGGCAAGGAAGAACAGCGAGAAGAAAAAACGAAGGGAAATAGCAAATCCAAGCTACCTGCTCGGCTACTCACGGATCGGGAGGAGCGCCACCCCTGTTGTCCGGCCGCTCGGCTCGGATCAGTCCGAGGGTGTCGTCAGGAGCGCGTTGCGTAAGTACTCGTCGAGCAGGCTctcgcccccgcggcggcggcggcggacggtggCGCGCAGGCGGGCGGCGTGCGAGAAGAGCGCGCCGTAGAAGGCGGCGCAGGCCTCGGACAGGTGGCGCGCCAGCGGCATCCACAGGTTGAGCGGCCACAGCAGCGGCGCCGACACCTGGAACACCTGCAGGAAGCCCCTCGCCGCCAAGACCCCCAGCAGGTGGATCCCCATCGCACACGCCGCCACGCGGAAGCTTCTGCCGCTGCCCTGTTCGTCGATCTCAGCTAGGGGATGAAAGGGAAGGATGGCAACCTCGCTGTGCTCGGTGGTGTCAGTGTCACTTGCCGGGAGGgatgggagggggagggggaggcgggtGCGGCCTTCCCCAGTTGCGAGCGTGGACGGCCAGTTGTTGGGCTTGCCGGGCGAGAGGAGCAGACGGAGAGGGATCGCCAAAGATCCAGTCCAGATAAAAAAGGGTGGCACGTTCTGGCACGCCGAGTCGCCGATCCGACCTTGTGTGGGGTTGCCGGGTTGGACACTGGAGTAAACTGATTACCGATGCTTGCGGACACGGCCACACGGGCTTCCGTCGTGACCGACTGACCGTGCTATTTCTGCCGGTGGGTCCGTGATGTTAcgttctcttttctcttttttttcctatttttttaaaaaaatttgccGGCCTTTTGAAATTCGTATGACCGGGCCAGTTGTGCCGGCGCCCTGTGCCCTGCGGTACGGGCAACCTGTTCCTGATTGAAAGCGAAGTTATAGGAGTTCTATTTAAGACTGGGCCTggtttagttgccaaaatttggagtgtcaaaattattgtaccagcactgtagcacactgtagcgtttcgtttgtatttgtgaattattgtccaaacattgactaattaggctcaaaagattcgtctcgcaaagtacaacaaaactgtgcaattagtttttaatttcgtctacatttagtactccatacatgtactgcaagtttgatgtgatgaggaatcttctttttgcatagtgccaaagttgggagttgggggtgaactaaacaagagcTTTATATTGAAGGCAATCTAAAAATACTCCATCAAATTCTAGGACAGTCTCTCCATCCGATAGCttgcatactccctccatctcaaaaaaATATGTCCTTCTGCAATTCAAATTTATCTAAAAATAAGTTGTTATATTTAATTTGGTATGTGTGCATGTGTACGTGGACATGCAACAGTCAATTAGTATAAAATATAGCTAATAAATAGGAGCAATTGAGGTTATTTTACCTCTTTGTTAATTTGTCCTAAAATTCCTAAGATGACGTATTTTTTGGGACGCAAGGGGTACAAAGTTTGAGTTGACGATCCTCGCTCCAAAGTACTCCTACTGCCCTACTCTGGTGCACAAACTGTTCCCGTAAGCCGTTAACCTACCTGGCGAAGAACTGAAGACGTGAAGTCCGCAACTCTCAAGAACTCCTTGATTTATGGGCCCCTATCTACATGGGCTCACTGACACTAGGCTTAACAAACGCCGCATTATGGGCCTCAGATTGCCTAACTGCCATCTCTCGGATGGACAAGTACAGCCCAACCAACAGTCCAAGGTATTTGCGggaatcctatccatcttccggacGGAAGAGATAGTTGTTTATTTATCTTCCGCTTTAAGATGCGCACGCAATATTATAATTAACGGGAGTAGATGAGAGGCATGTGCGCTTGCTGCGGGCTGCTGCTAGGAGCCTAGGAGGTGGTCTGACATTGATGGGACATGCGACAGGTTGTTGCTAGTGGTCGGAGGTTTGGTTTTCAAATTTAAAACTCACTTCTCTCTCAAACGGTGCATTCAATTTCAATTCCGTTTGAATTATGATGTTCCCTATATTTTTCTTTACAAAACGAGATCCAACATGACTATTTTAATTTGTTATTTGAATGTAAACATTTTAAGTGAGCTACTTCAACATTTACATACCTAACTCAATATTTCAAAGGTACTATTTCAATATGATCATATAAAATGGTGAACTAAttcattcaaaatgttgaattggATTTTAAAAAATGACCATATAAAATGGTGAACTAATTCATTCAAAATATTGAATTggattttaaaaaatgttgaatctagtgTTTAAAATGCTAAACATTCTATTTCAACAATAtcatataaaatgttgaactagatttaaaatgttgaatctagtatttaaaatgttgaacatACTATTTCAACATTACCGTATAAAATGGTGAACTAGTTTACTCCAAATTATGAATTAGATCTAAAAATATTGAATCTagtatttaaaatgttgaacatACTATTTCAACATTACCGTATAAAATGTTGATATGGTTCGTTTGAAATGTTGAACTAGactttaaaaatgttgaatctagtatttaaaatgttgaacatACTATTTCAACATTACCTAAAAAATTGTTGAACCATTTCATTTGAAATTTTGGACTAGattttaaaatgttgaatctagtatttaaaatgttgaataaataactttgcattttttttctctgttctttttttaaaaataaaagtgaATATCAATAGTTTTAAAAACATAACGAGGTTGAGGAATAATACAACGAAAAAGTTGCTAACATGACCCCATCC from Setaria italica strain Yugu1 chromosome VII, Setaria_italica_v2.0, whole genome shotgun sequence includes the following:
- the LOC101775471 gene encoding uncharacterized protein LOC101775471, producing MGIHLLGVLAARGFLQVFQVSAPLLWPLNLWMPLARHLSEACAAFYGALFSHAARLRATVRRRRRGGESLLDEYLRNALLTTPSD